Proteins from a genomic interval of Rhodococcus rhodochrous:
- a CDS encoding MSMEG_1061 family FMN-dependent PPOX-type flavoprotein, with translation MDADRIDELVQGGIRTQGELEAVLGIPHPAIVDKARPHLTPLIRHFLSLARFFTIATADAVGNCDCSPRGDIESAVLVLDDQTIALPDRPGNRRADSYRNILENPHVGLLFFVPGDEEVLRINGRATLSTDPDLLEKLSLQNKPAQLAVIVQIDEVFLHCARALLRAKLWDPSTYPDRAAVPSMRDMHAELHSIEIPADAEPGKRELYREFLY, from the coding sequence ATGGATGCGGACAGGATCGACGAGCTCGTACAGGGCGGGATACGGACACAGGGCGAGCTCGAGGCCGTCCTGGGCATTCCGCACCCGGCGATCGTCGACAAGGCACGACCACACCTGACCCCGCTCATCAGGCATTTCTTGTCGCTGGCGCGGTTCTTCACGATCGCCACCGCCGACGCCGTCGGCAACTGCGACTGCTCGCCGCGTGGCGACATCGAGTCGGCGGTGCTCGTCCTCGACGACCAGACGATCGCGCTGCCCGACCGGCCCGGCAACCGCCGCGCCGACTCGTACCGGAACATCCTCGAGAATCCTCACGTCGGGCTGCTGTTCTTCGTCCCCGGCGACGAGGAGGTGCTGCGGATCAACGGCCGTGCCACCCTGTCGACCGACCCCGACCTGCTCGAGAAGCTGTCGCTGCAGAACAAGCCGGCGCAGCTCGCTGTGATCGTGCAGATCGACGAGGTCTTCCTGCACTGCGCGCGGGCGTTGCTGCGCGCCAAACTGTGGGATCCGTCGACCTATCCCGACCGCGCGGCGGTCCCGTCGATGCGCGACATGCACGCCGAACTCCACTCGATCGAGATCCCGGCCGACGCCGAGCCGGGCAAGCGCGAGCTCTACCGCGAGTTCCTGTACTGA
- a CDS encoding nuclear transport factor 2 family protein, giving the protein MTDSALLASLLERVQLLEDKAAIHEVLTAYGPAVDAGDAEAVGELWTQDAVYDIDIRLMEGRDTIMEMVRTRPHQDYIEEGCGHLLDPVHIRVDGDTAVATCHSLLLRRNADSDSFRVWRVSANRFELARIDGSWKIARRTSRLLDGSTAARDLFASARR; this is encoded by the coding sequence ATGACCGACTCCGCCCTGCTGGCCTCCCTCCTCGAACGCGTACAGCTCCTCGAGGACAAGGCTGCGATCCACGAGGTCCTCACGGCCTACGGCCCGGCCGTCGACGCCGGTGACGCCGAGGCGGTGGGGGAACTGTGGACGCAGGACGCCGTCTACGACATCGACATCCGCTTGATGGAGGGGCGCGACACGATCATGGAGATGGTGCGCACCCGGCCGCACCAGGACTACATCGAGGAGGGCTGCGGTCATCTGCTGGACCCGGTGCACATCCGGGTCGACGGCGACACCGCCGTCGCGACCTGTCACTCCCTGCTGCTGCGCCGCAACGCCGATTCGGATTCGTTCCGGGTGTGGCGGGTGAGCGCCAATCGATTCGAACTCGCCCGGATCGACGGCAGTTGGAAGATAGCGCGCCGCACGTCGCGGTTGCTCGACGGCAGCACCGCCGCCCGCGACCTCTTCGCGAGCGCACGGCGCTGA
- a CDS encoding histidine phosphatase family protein, which translates to MQLLLIRHAEPNNARAETGVADPPLTETGRLQASRLPDALSPYNITRLFSSPQLRALQTAEPVAERRGLDVEKMEDIAEYDYGHDHYFTIDAAKDVAPAAYKRILAGHLPDFVDGDAFRTRVLRGIDQVVGSCDHAETVALFVHGGVVNIVLQHLLELPRPLMFPIEYASVTRILVSRSGARRVASINETGHVRDTLRV; encoded by the coding sequence GTGCAGCTACTCCTGATCCGCCACGCCGAGCCGAACAACGCCCGCGCCGAGACCGGGGTCGCCGACCCGCCGCTCACGGAGACCGGTCGTCTCCAGGCGTCGCGGTTACCGGACGCGCTGTCCCCCTACAACATCACCCGCCTGTTCTCGAGCCCGCAGTTGCGGGCCCTGCAGACGGCCGAGCCGGTCGCGGAACGACGCGGGCTCGACGTGGAGAAGATGGAGGACATCGCCGAGTACGACTACGGCCACGATCACTACTTCACGATCGACGCCGCGAAGGACGTCGCACCGGCTGCCTACAAGCGCATCCTGGCAGGTCACCTACCCGATTTCGTAGACGGGGACGCCTTCCGCACACGGGTGCTGCGCGGGATCGACCAGGTGGTGGGCTCGTGCGACCACGCCGAGACCGTGGCGCTGTTCGTCCACGGCGGGGTCGTGAACATCGTGCTGCAGCACCTGCTCGAGCTGCCCCGGCCGCTGATGTTCCCCATCGAGTACGCGTCGGTGACGCGCATCCTCGTCTCACGCAGCGGCGCGCGCCGCGTCGCGTCGATCAACGAGACCGGGCACGTACGCGACACCCTGCGCGTCTGA
- the lysX gene encoding bifunctional lysylphosphatidylglycerol synthetase/lysine--tRNA ligase LysX → MSADSTAPVERPRPVEDDPAPSRPSPTDLVGGRLSAVPHILGLILGIYAVVVALWSISPTLRYWIHAPREYLDEYYFDAPDTSLSFALVLGLLAGAVAGRKRIAWWILTIYLGGFTITNLVMSIVERDPNHLVALVVHLLIVALLLLSYPEFYTRVRRGNVWAALGVLVGGLAVATLIGWGLVELFPGTLPAPDRFLWALNRVTALTFIDNDQFGGRPNGLVNTVLGLLGALAVLAAVVVLFRSQRASNALTGSDESAIRGLLAHSDDSLGYFATRRDKAVVFAPSGKAAVTYRVELGVCLASGDPIGNPEAWPHAIDEWLDLARAYGWTPAVMGASEDGATAYHRAGLNALQLGDEAVLLTRDFSLAGRDMRPVRQAVNRARKHGVTARIMRHRELSPIELSAAIQRAEAWRDTENERGFSMALGRLGDPLDGDCLLVEAVADGKVVAMLSLVPWGSDGVSLDLMRRDPQAPNGVVELMVSELASRGAEFDVERISLNFAVFRSVFEEGARIGAGPILRLWRSILLFFSRWWQLEALYRSNVKYHPEWVPRFLCFRDNRLIPRVALASAIAEGFLTLPTFGRRNTRQHTGTHSAFPEDQVVAAELHDDGSAPGVELADGTPAVSHGRRRPEQVQVRMNTLQRIVEHGVDPYPVAHPPTHTAAEARAAKPGTPVTVAGRLLRIRNFGGVLFAVLRDWSGDIQILVDRQRVAGQRFLFDLGDLVEVSGETGRSRTGEISVLADSWRIDGKCLHPLPDKYHGLVDPEARVRQRYLHLAIDRGARDHLAARSAVVRSLRDELQARGYLEVETPILQSVHGGANAAPFVTHINAYDADLYLRIAPELYLKRLCVAGMAKVFEIGRVFRNEGADFKHNPEFTILEAYEAHSDYEKMRVVARELIQAAARAAHGREIILRPGPDGTPVEIDISGEWPVKTFHDAISEALGTFVDAQTPVDVLRRMCDEHEIPYNPAWDAGATAQEMYEHLVESKTEFPTFYTDFPTSVSPLTRPHPRKPGVAAKWDLVAWGVELGTAYSELTDPLDQRARLTEQSLLAAGGDEEAMELDEDFLEALEYAMPPTGGLGMGVDRIVMLVLGGSIRESLAFPFTKPRRS, encoded by the coding sequence ATGTCTGCGGATTCCACCGCTCCTGTCGAGCGCCCGCGTCCGGTGGAGGACGACCCAGCGCCCTCCCGTCCATCGCCGACCGACCTCGTCGGTGGGCGTCTGTCCGCCGTACCGCACATCCTCGGCCTGATCCTGGGCATCTACGCGGTGGTGGTCGCGCTGTGGTCGATCTCCCCGACCCTGCGCTACTGGATCCACGCTCCGCGCGAATATCTCGACGAGTACTACTTCGACGCTCCCGACACGAGCCTGTCGTTCGCTCTCGTCCTGGGCCTGCTCGCCGGTGCCGTCGCCGGCCGCAAGCGCATCGCGTGGTGGATCCTGACGATCTATCTCGGCGGATTCACCATCACCAATCTCGTGATGAGCATCGTCGAGCGCGACCCGAACCACCTCGTCGCGTTGGTCGTCCACCTGCTGATCGTCGCGCTCCTGCTGCTGTCCTATCCCGAGTTCTACACGCGCGTGCGGCGCGGAAACGTCTGGGCCGCACTCGGTGTGCTCGTGGGTGGCCTGGCCGTCGCGACGCTGATCGGCTGGGGTCTGGTGGAGCTGTTCCCCGGCACCCTGCCCGCTCCCGACCGGTTCCTGTGGGCGCTCAACCGTGTCACCGCGCTGACCTTCATCGACAACGACCAGTTCGGTGGTCGCCCGAACGGGCTGGTCAACACGGTCCTCGGCCTGCTCGGCGCGCTCGCCGTGCTCGCGGCCGTCGTGGTGCTGTTCCGCTCGCAGCGAGCGAGCAATGCGCTCACCGGCAGTGACGAATCGGCCATCCGCGGCCTGCTCGCCCACAGCGACGATTCACTCGGCTACTTCGCGACGCGCCGCGACAAGGCCGTGGTGTTCGCCCCCAGTGGCAAGGCCGCGGTGACCTATCGCGTCGAACTCGGTGTGTGCCTCGCGAGCGGTGATCCGATCGGCAACCCCGAGGCGTGGCCGCACGCCATCGACGAATGGCTCGATCTCGCCCGCGCCTACGGGTGGACACCCGCGGTGATGGGGGCGAGCGAGGACGGCGCGACGGCCTATCACCGGGCGGGCCTGAACGCGCTACAGCTCGGCGACGAGGCCGTCCTGCTCACCCGCGACTTCAGTCTCGCCGGACGCGACATGCGACCGGTGCGGCAGGCCGTCAACCGCGCTCGCAAACACGGTGTAACCGCACGTATCATGCGTCACCGCGAACTGTCGCCCATCGAGCTGTCGGCGGCGATCCAGCGCGCCGAGGCCTGGCGCGACACCGAGAACGAGCGCGGTTTCTCGATGGCCCTCGGCCGGCTCGGTGATCCACTCGACGGCGACTGCCTGCTCGTCGAAGCGGTCGCGGACGGCAAGGTCGTCGCGATGCTGTCGCTCGTGCCGTGGGGATCGGACGGGGTGTCGCTCGACCTGATGCGCCGCGACCCGCAGGCACCCAACGGGGTCGTCGAACTCATGGTCTCCGAGCTCGCCTCACGTGGTGCCGAATTCGACGTCGAGCGGATCTCGCTGAACTTCGCGGTCTTCCGGTCGGTCTTCGAGGAGGGCGCGCGGATCGGCGCCGGCCCGATCCTGCGGTTGTGGCGGTCGATCCTGCTGTTCTTCTCGCGGTGGTGGCAGCTCGAGGCGCTGTACCGGTCCAACGTCAAGTACCACCCCGAGTGGGTGCCCCGCTTCCTGTGTTTCCGCGACAACCGGCTCATCCCGCGCGTCGCGCTCGCGTCGGCGATCGCCGAGGGCTTCCTCACCCTCCCCACCTTCGGTCGCCGGAACACCCGGCAGCACACGGGAACACATTCGGCGTTCCCCGAGGACCAGGTGGTCGCGGCGGAACTGCACGACGACGGCAGCGCACCCGGCGTCGAACTCGCCGACGGCACGCCCGCCGTCTCGCACGGACGTCGCCGCCCCGAGCAGGTCCAGGTGCGGATGAACACCCTGCAGCGGATCGTCGAACACGGTGTCGATCCCTATCCGGTCGCGCATCCCCCGACCCACACCGCCGCCGAGGCCCGGGCCGCGAAGCCCGGCACTCCGGTGACCGTGGCGGGACGCCTGCTGCGCATCCGCAACTTCGGCGGTGTGCTGTTCGCGGTGCTGCGCGACTGGTCGGGTGACATCCAGATCCTCGTCGATCGGCAACGGGTTGCCGGACAACGCTTCCTGTTCGACCTCGGCGACCTCGTCGAGGTGTCCGGCGAGACGGGACGCAGCCGCACCGGCGAGATCTCGGTGCTCGCCGATTCGTGGCGCATCGACGGCAAGTGCCTGCACCCGCTGCCCGACAAGTACCACGGTCTCGTCGACCCGGAAGCCCGCGTGCGGCAACGCTATCTGCATCTCGCGATCGACCGCGGCGCACGCGACCACCTCGCGGCTCGCAGCGCGGTGGTGCGGTCGCTGCGCGACGAACTGCAGGCCCGCGGCTATCTCGAGGTGGAAACGCCGATCCTGCAGTCGGTGCACGGCGGCGCGAACGCCGCACCGTTCGTCACGCACATCAACGCCTACGACGCCGATCTGTACCTGCGGATCGCCCCCGAGCTGTACCTGAAGCGGCTGTGCGTCGCGGGCATGGCGAAGGTCTTCGAGATCGGCCGGGTGTTCCGCAACGAGGGTGCGGATTTCAAGCACAACCCGGAGTTCACGATCCTCGAGGCGTACGAGGCGCACAGCGACTACGAGAAGATGCGGGTCGTTGCACGCGAGTTGATCCAGGCAGCGGCCCGCGCGGCACACGGACGCGAGATCATCCTGCGACCCGGCCCCGACGGCACCCCGGTCGAGATCGACATCTCCGGCGAGTGGCCCGTCAAGACCTTCCACGACGCGATCTCCGAGGCGCTCGGGACGTTCGTCGACGCGCAGACCCCCGTCGACGTCCTGCGACGCATGTGCGACGAACACGAGATCCCCTACAACCCGGCCTGGGACGCCGGCGCCACCGCACAGGAGATGTACGAGCACCTCGTCGAATCGAAGACGGAGTTCCCCACCTTCTACACCGACTTCCCGACCTCGGTGTCGCCGCTGACCCGGCCGCACCCCCGCAAACCGGGTGTCGCAGCGAAGTGGGACCTGGTGGCCTGGGGTGTCGAGCTGGGGACCGCCTACAGCGAGCTCACCGATCCCCTCGACCAGCGTGCCCGCCTCACCGAGCAGTCGCTGCTCGCCGCGGGCGGTGACGAGGAGGCGATGGAACTCGACGAGGACTTCCTCGAAGCACTCGAATACGCGATGCCTCCCACCGGCGGTCTCGGCATGGGTGTCGACCGGATCGTGATGCTCGTCCTCGGAGGCAGCATCCGCGAGTCGCTGGCGTTCCCGTTCACGAAGCCGCGACGCTCCTGA
- a CDS encoding MMPL family transporter yields MSTATEPPRRTSRWRWLLPALLLIAWLVAAGGGGPFAGKLSEVASNDASTFLPASAESTRADELYAQFNESEFIPAIVVAERDGGITDEDLAFLATESAGPPPIPSEDGAAAQMIVPLDASGEVQEAVEELRTALEGAPDGLTVYVTGPAGQAADLSSAFGGIDGLLLLVAGGVVLVILVVVYRSPILPFVVIISALFALALASLLVYVLADAGAIALNGQSQGIMFILVFGAATDYALLLVSRYREELRLQQDKYAAMRSALRGSIEPIAASAGTVILGVLCLLLSDLNSNRGLGPVAAIGIATSFLASLTFLPAALVLLGRVAFWPTRPVYDANADADDMQKSHKVWGRVADFVGSKPRPIWIVCSLVLVAFALLAPQFKASGVASSDLFLLQTDSKSGQEVLGEHFDAGTGSPSIVVAREGALEGVVDATEGVEGVTTVQPVPGPDGAPRVVDGLVAVQATLSDPADSLAAEETVERIRDAVGSVPDAEALVGGPTAVDLDTKDTATRDRTVIIPAVTLVVLLVLIALLRAVVAPILLMLTVIVSFAATLGISSLVFNDLLGFPGADPVVPLFGFVFLVALGIDYNIFLMTRVREETKKVGTRAGTLRALTVTGGVITSAGVVLAATFSALAVIPLLFLAQLAFIVAFGVLLDALLVRSLVVPALTIDIGKKIWWPSKLARTEPSEPDATEDVATAGAPRS; encoded by the coding sequence TTGAGCACTGCTACCGAGCCCCCACGCAGAACCAGCCGATGGCGGTGGCTCCTACCCGCCCTGTTGCTCATCGCGTGGCTTGTGGCCGCCGGTGGCGGCGGTCCGTTCGCAGGCAAGCTCAGCGAGGTCGCCTCCAACGACGCGAGCACCTTCCTCCCGGCTTCCGCCGAATCCACCCGCGCGGACGAGCTGTACGCGCAGTTCAACGAGAGCGAGTTCATCCCCGCGATCGTCGTCGCCGAACGCGACGGCGGGATCACCGACGAGGACCTCGCCTTCCTGGCCACCGAATCCGCAGGACCGCCGCCGATCCCGTCCGAGGACGGCGCAGCGGCGCAGATGATCGTGCCACTCGACGCCTCCGGGGAGGTCCAGGAGGCCGTCGAGGAACTCCGGACGGCCCTCGAAGGCGCCCCGGACGGCCTGACCGTCTACGTCACCGGCCCCGCCGGGCAGGCCGCAGACCTGTCGTCTGCCTTCGGCGGCATCGACGGACTGCTCCTGCTCGTCGCGGGCGGTGTCGTTCTCGTCATCCTCGTGGTGGTCTACCGCAGCCCGATCCTGCCGTTCGTCGTCATCATCTCGGCGCTGTTCGCACTCGCCCTCGCGAGCCTGCTGGTCTACGTGCTCGCCGATGCCGGAGCGATCGCGCTCAACGGCCAGAGCCAGGGCATCATGTTCATCCTGGTGTTCGGTGCCGCCACCGACTACGCACTGCTACTGGTCTCCCGGTACCGCGAGGAACTGCGACTGCAGCAGGACAAGTACGCCGCGATGCGCAGCGCGCTCCGCGGTTCGATCGAGCCGATCGCTGCGTCCGCCGGCACAGTCATCCTCGGCGTGCTGTGCCTGCTGCTGTCGGACCTGAACTCCAACCGCGGTCTCGGCCCGGTGGCCGCCATCGGCATCGCGACATCGTTCCTCGCGTCGCTCACCTTCCTGCCCGCAGCGCTCGTGCTGCTCGGCCGCGTCGCGTTCTGGCCCACCCGCCCGGTCTACGACGCGAACGCCGATGCCGACGACATGCAGAAGTCCCACAAGGTGTGGGGCCGGGTGGCCGACTTCGTCGGGTCGAAGCCGCGTCCCATCTGGATCGTGTGCAGCCTCGTGCTCGTCGCCTTCGCCCTGCTGGCACCGCAGTTCAAGGCGAGCGGTGTCGCGTCCTCGGATCTGTTCCTCCTGCAGACCGATTCGAAGTCCGGCCAGGAGGTGCTCGGTGAGCACTTCGACGCCGGCACCGGTTCGCCCAGCATCGTCGTCGCCCGCGAAGGCGCGCTCGAGGGTGTCGTCGACGCCACCGAAGGCGTCGAGGGCGTGACGACCGTCCAGCCCGTCCCCGGCCCCGACGGCGCGCCGCGCGTGGTCGACGGACTGGTCGCGGTGCAGGCGACGCTGTCGGATCCTGCCGACTCCCTCGCCGCCGAGGAGACCGTCGAACGCATCCGCGACGCGGTGGGCTCCGTGCCCGACGCCGAGGCACTCGTCGGCGGACCCACGGCCGTCGACCTCGACACGAAGGACACCGCGACCCGCGACCGCACCGTCATCATCCCGGCCGTGACGCTCGTGGTGCTGCTGGTGCTCATCGCACTGCTGCGGGCGGTCGTCGCACCGATCCTGCTGATGCTGACCGTGATCGTCTCGTTCGCGGCGACCCTCGGCATCTCGTCGCTCGTGTTCAACGACCTGCTCGGTTTCCCCGGCGCCGACCCGGTGGTGCCGCTGTTCGGGTTCGTCTTCCTCGTGGCGCTGGGTATCGACTACAACATCTTCCTCATGACTCGCGTCCGCGAGGAGACGAAGAAGGTCGGTACCCGCGCCGGCACACTGCGGGCACTGACCGTCACCGGCGGTGTCATCACGTCCGCCGGCGTGGTCCTCGCTGCGACGTTCTCGGCGCTGGCGGTGATCCCGCTGCTGTTCCTGGCGCAACTCGCGTTCATCGTCGCCTTCGGCGTCCTCCTCGACGCACTGCTCGTGCGGTCGCTGGTGGTGCCGGCACTGACGATCGACATCGGCAAGAAGATCTGGTGGCCGAGCAAGCTGGCGCGGACCGAACCGTCCGAGCCCGACGCCACCGAGGACGTCGCGACCGCGGGAGCACCCCGTTCCTGA
- a CDS encoding MarR family winged helix-turn-helix transcriptional regulator, whose translation MLNDGGGDDLDEWPTGRLLSTAARLVEQAWEQSLRRRGLTHAGVIALHAVAHAPLSQREMARACRVTDQTMSRTVDHLVRGGFVTRAVDPEDERRMRVEITPSGVDAYRRVIELERDDEPGGDSPVAVSDPATLRRLLLEIVRSHSTPRDSAGSTHDRESPPLGGM comes from the coding sequence GTGCTGAACGATGGGGGTGGAGACGACCTCGACGAGTGGCCCACCGGACGTCTGCTGTCCACCGCGGCCCGGCTCGTCGAGCAGGCCTGGGAGCAGTCCTTGCGACGGCGAGGGCTCACCCACGCGGGGGTGATCGCACTGCACGCGGTGGCCCACGCCCCGCTGTCGCAACGGGAGATGGCGCGCGCATGCCGGGTGACCGACCAGACCATGAGCCGGACCGTCGACCATCTCGTCCGCGGCGGTTTCGTCACGCGCGCGGTCGACCCGGAGGACGAACGGAGGATGCGGGTGGAGATCACGCCGTCGGGCGTGGACGCCTACCGGCGCGTGATCGAACTCGAACGCGACGACGAGCCCGGCGGTGATTCTCCGGTCGCGGTGTCGGACCCGGCTACCCTGCGCCGGCTCCTGCTCGAAATCGTTCGTTCGCACAGCACTCCTCGTGACAGCGCCGGGAGTACCCACGATCGGGAGAGTCCACCCCTCGGCGGGATGTGA
- a CDS encoding putative protein N(5)-glutamine methyltransferase — protein sequence MVSAPRTHADVVSALRAAGCVFAEEEAQLLVEAAPTPSDLERLIARRVGGEPLEHVLGQVFFHGRRIAVREGVFVPRRRTEYLVDCAIELARPGAVIVDMCCGCGAVGAALATAVEDCEVYAADIDPVATACARLNLPPHRVFDGDLFDALPGTLRGRVDVLVANAPYVPSGAIGSMPREARCSEPRHALDGGPDGLDVHRRLVADAGRWLTDGGSLLVESAASQAPVVRDLVTRAGLDADTRGSEESDATVVIGTRR from the coding sequence ATGGTCTCCGCCCCCCGGACCCACGCCGACGTCGTCTCCGCACTGCGAGCAGCCGGGTGCGTGTTCGCCGAGGAGGAGGCGCAGCTGCTCGTCGAAGCCGCTCCCACACCCTCGGATCTGGAGCGGCTCATCGCGCGGCGGGTCGGCGGCGAACCCCTCGAACACGTACTGGGACAGGTCTTCTTCCACGGCAGGCGCATCGCGGTGCGAGAAGGGGTGTTCGTCCCCCGTCGCCGCACCGAGTATCTGGTGGACTGCGCGATCGAACTCGCGCGGCCCGGTGCCGTGATCGTCGACATGTGTTGCGGGTGCGGTGCCGTCGGTGCCGCGCTCGCCACCGCCGTCGAGGACTGTGAGGTCTACGCGGCCGACATCGATCCCGTCGCCACCGCGTGTGCCCGCCTGAACCTGCCGCCCCACCGGGTGTTCGACGGCGATCTGTTCGACGCCCTGCCGGGCACGCTGCGCGGTCGCGTCGACGTGCTCGTCGCCAATGCACCCTACGTGCCGTCGGGGGCGATCGGGTCGATGCCGCGGGAGGCGCGCTGCAGCGAGCCGCGACACGCACTGGACGGCGGACCCGACGGACTGGACGTCCACCGCCGGCTCGTCGCCGACGCGGGCCGGTGGCTCACCGACGGTGGGTCGCTGCTCGTCGAGTCGGCCGCATCGCAGGCACCCGTCGTGCGCGACCTCGTGACCCGGGCCGGACTCGACGCCGACACGCGGGGTTCCGAGGAGTCCGACGCGACGGTCGTCATCGGCACCCGTCGATGA
- a CDS encoding anti-sigma factor, with the protein MADEANDSSRDLLDMAPVFALDAVTPDERRELAERLAEADPEVAERFDAEVREVHETLAAMSAATATEPPPELRVRLLDLVHAELTAKTPAEKTHTERPGEPEATEAARAEDDHLPPPVSLDERRQARRRNFLLAAAAAVIVAIGGVVVAGQWQTTSEPGTSERVFAAEDVRTSSGELDGGGTATVVFSKEEDAGVLVMNNVAPPAEGSVYQMWLVGPEGMEPAGTMTPDDVAPSTTAVLEDISGATALAFSVEPTGGSTQPTAIFAQLPLD; encoded by the coding sequence ATGGCTGATGAGGCGAACGATTCCTCGCGCGATCTGCTCGACATGGCACCCGTCTTCGCATTGGATGCCGTCACGCCCGACGAGCGTCGGGAGCTCGCCGAGCGACTCGCGGAAGCAGACCCGGAGGTGGCCGAACGGTTCGACGCCGAGGTCCGCGAGGTCCACGAGACCCTCGCGGCGATGTCGGCCGCTACCGCGACCGAGCCGCCGCCCGAACTCCGGGTGCGACTGCTCGATCTGGTCCACGCCGAACTCACTGCGAAAACGCCCGCCGAGAAGACGCACACGGAACGACCCGGTGAGCCGGAGGCGACCGAGGCAGCTCGGGCGGAGGACGATCACCTCCCCCCGCCCGTCTCCCTCGACGAGCGCCGCCAGGCCCGACGGCGGAACTTCCTGCTCGCCGCGGCAGCGGCCGTGATCGTCGCGATCGGCGGCGTCGTGGTGGCCGGTCAGTGGCAGACCACGTCCGAGCCGGGCACGAGCGAGCGGGTCTTCGCCGCCGAGGACGTACGGACCTCGTCGGGCGAGCTCGACGGTGGCGGCACCGCGACCGTGGTGTTCTCCAAGGAGGAGGACGCGGGCGTGCTGGTGATGAACAACGTCGCCCCGCCGGCCGAGGGCAGCGTCTACCAGATGTGGCTGGTCGGGCCCGAGGGCATGGAACCCGCGGGCACGATGACACCCGACGACGTCGCGCCGTCGACGACCGCGGTGCTCGAGGACATCTCGGGTGCCACCGCGCTCGCCTTCAGCGTCGAACCGACGGGCGGGTCGACCCAGCCGACCGCGATCTTCGCTCAGCTACCGCTCGACTGA
- a CDS encoding sigma-70 family RNA polymerase sigma factor, with the protein MTGVGGHTDTLGELLGRVARQDPTAFAELYDATRSRVFGMVLRVLRDPGYSEETTQEVYLQVWRSADKYDPRQGSALSWIITLAHRRAVDRVRSEQSGADRESQYGSTNVDAAFDSVSEEVAQRDDRRRVNECLGSLTELQRRSVELAYYRGFTYTEVAEELSSPLPTVKSRIRDGLKRLKNCLGVTVDG; encoded by the coding sequence ATGACCGGCGTCGGAGGCCATACCGATACCCTCGGCGAACTGCTCGGGCGGGTGGCCCGGCAAGACCCCACGGCGTTCGCCGAACTGTACGACGCGACGCGTTCCCGAGTCTTCGGCATGGTGCTGCGGGTCCTGCGGGATCCCGGCTACAGCGAGGAGACCACCCAGGAGGTCTACCTCCAGGTGTGGAGGTCGGCCGACAAGTACGACCCGCGTCAGGGTTCCGCTCTGTCGTGGATCATCACGCTCGCCCATCGGCGCGCCGTCGACCGGGTCCGAAGCGAACAGTCCGGAGCCGACCGCGAGTCGCAGTACGGTTCGACGAACGTCGACGCGGCCTTCGACTCGGTGAGCGAGGAGGTCGCGCAGCGCGACGATCGCCGCCGGGTGAACGAGTGTCTGGGTTCGCTCACCGAACTGCAGCGACGCTCGGTCGAGCTCGCCTACTACAGAGGCTTTACGTATACCGAAGTGGCAGAAGAACTTTCGTCCCCGTTGCCGACGGTCAAGTCGCGCATCCGGGACGGCCTGAAACGACTGAAGAATTGTCTGGGGGTGACTGTGGATGGCTGA
- a CDS encoding DUF1365 family protein, translating to MHPDLPRAVAMIGDDVEFRGGREAVAPAIYRTFVRHAQGSAECPSLEYRGFSWVMDVDETTPSSWWLRTLMRFEPWDHFVASDSDTFRGRVEDQLVADGVRVAGGRITALLNIRRLGLGSDPLNLFWCHDPSGSLACVVAEIHSRRNGRHCYTLRSDEIDIITRAGDMFAVSVALRRPGVPVFTATVSGERLPVDLTTVLRARMWMG from the coding sequence ATGCATCCTGACCTTCCCCGCGCAGTCGCGATGATCGGCGACGACGTCGAGTTCCGGGGTGGCCGGGAAGCGGTCGCGCCGGCGATCTACCGGACCTTCGTCCGCCACGCGCAGGGCTCGGCCGAGTGCCCCTCGCTCGAGTACCGCGGCTTCAGCTGGGTCATGGACGTCGACGAGACGACGCCCTCGTCCTGGTGGCTGCGCACGCTGATGCGGTTCGAGCCGTGGGACCACTTCGTCGCGAGTGATTCCGACACCTTCCGCGGCCGGGTCGAGGACCAGCTCGTGGCCGACGGGGTGCGGGTTGCGGGCGGGCGGATCACGGCGCTGCTGAACATCCGGCGTCTCGGTCTCGGATCGGATCCGCTGAACCTGTTCTGGTGCCACGATCCGAGTGGTTCCCTGGCCTGTGTGGTCGCGGAGATCCATTCGCGCCGGAACGGACGGCACTGCTACACGCTGCGCTCGGACGAGATCGACATCATCACCCGGGCGGGCGACATGTTCGCGGTTTCGGTCGCCCTGCGGCGGCCCGGCGTCCCGGTGTTCACCGCGACCGTCAGCGGCGAACGGCTGCCCGTCGATCTCACGACGGTTCTCCGTGCTCGGATGTGGATGGGGTGA